In Mycetocola spongiae, the genomic stretch GCAGCGCCTCGGCTCCGATCTGCGCATCGTGGCCCATACGACGGGAGAAAAATAGTGTTTACCGGAATCATCGAGGAGCTCGGTGTGATCACCCAGATCACGCCCGGCCCGGATGCCGCGCGCTTCAGCGTGCGCGGCCCGCTGGCCGTCTCCGATGCGCGGCACGGCGATTCCATCGCCGTGAGCGGCGTCTGCCTCACCGTGATCGAGCAGACCGCGGAGGGGTTCACCGCCGATGTTATGGCCGAGTCCCTGCGCGTCTCCGCGCTCGGCGATGCCGGCGTGGGCACCCGCGTGAACCTGGAACGCGCGGCCCGCGTGGGCGATCGCCTGGGCGGACATATCGTCCAGGGCCATGTGGACGGCACATCCACGCTGCTGAGCATCACTCCCGGCGAGGCCTGGCGCGTGCTGCGCTTCTCGCTGGATTCCGAGCTGGCCCCGCTGGTCACCGGCAAGGGGTCGATCACGGTGGACGGGGTGTCCCTGACCGTGAGCGCCATCTCCGATCCGGCCGAGCCGGAGCAGTGGTTTGAGGTCTCCCTCATCCCCGAAACCCTCGTGGCCACCACCCTCGGCGAGCGCGCCGTGGGCGACCGCGTCAATATTGAAACCGATATCCTGGCCCGCCACGTTGAGCGCATGCTCGCCCTGGCCGCCACCCCCAACAAAGGACAGAACCGATGAG encodes the following:
- a CDS encoding riboflavin synthase, with protein sequence MFTGIIEELGVITQITPGPDAARFSVRGPLAVSDARHGDSIAVSGVCLTVIEQTAEGFTADVMAESLRVSALGDAGVGTRVNLERAARVGDRLGGHIVQGHVDGTSTLLSITPGEAWRVLRFSLDSELAPLVTGKGSITVDGVSLTVSAISDPAEPEQWFEVSLIPETLVATTLGERAVGDRVNIETDILARHVERMLALAATPNKGQNR